Proteins from one Ipomoea triloba cultivar NCNSP0323 chromosome 1, ASM357664v1 genomic window:
- the LOC116013085 gene encoding uncharacterized protein LOC116013085, translating to MLQIQHCSFSIFPLLHPHKPSFAPSNLSFYKSVKTLRPVRAQKLRPAPPEPWLAQVEDEPTTATADSLPPEEGPIELPSSAPAIFGSSDDPTPIQTATSVLLTGAISVFLFRALRRRAKRAKELRFRSSGEKKTLKEEAIESLKTITPTPIDAKAPPSPVQALLGGLAAGVIAIILYKFTTTIEATLNRQAISDNFSVRQITITIRTIVNGLCYLATFIFGLNSLGLVLYSGQLALNSFSEDSTSQETKNERETPPGSDPVDSSEGNNSKDDITSDSTK from the exons ATGTTGCAGATACAGCACTGTTCATTCTCCATCTTCCCCCTTCTTCACCCCCATAAACCCTCATTTGCTCCATCCAATCTCTCCTTCTATAAATCCGTGAAGACTCTCCGTCCAGTAAGGGCCCAGAAACTCCGGCCGGCGCCGCCGGAACCATGGCTGGCCCAGGTTGAAGACGAGCCCACCACCGCTACTGCGGATTCACTGCCTCCGGAGGAAGGGCCCATCGAGCTCCCGTCTTCAGCTCCCGCCATTTTCGGCTCCTCGGACGACCCTACCCCTATCCAAACCGCCACTAGTGTCCTCCTCACCGGAGCCATCTCCGTCTTCCTCTTCCGGGCTCTCCGCCGCCGCGCGAAACGTGCCAAAGAATTG CGGTTTAGGTCATCTGGAGAGAAGAAAACACTAAAAGAGGAGGCAATTGAGAGCTTGAAAACAATAACGCCGACACCTATTGATGCCAAGGCTCCACCTTCACCTGTTCAGGCACTCTTGGGTGGTTTGGCAGCTGGTGTTATTGCGATAATCCTATACAAATTCACTACAACTATTGAGGCCACTCTGAATCGCCAAGCTATCTCGGATAATTTCTCG GTTCGTCagataacaataacaataag AACAATTGTTAATGGCTTGTGCTACCTTGCAACATTCATTTTTGGCCTCAACTCTCTAGGCTTAGTCCTATACTCTGGCCAGCTTGCCTTAAACTCATTTTCTGAAGACTCTACAAGTcaagaaacaaaaaatgaaagagaAACACCACCGGGTTCAGATCCTGTAGATAGCAGTGAGGGtaacaatagtaaagatgatATAACTTCAGATAGTACAAAATAA